One Candidatus Aegiribacteria sp. genomic region harbors:
- a CDS encoding site-specific integrase: MTALRQRMIEDLQLAGMSERTQEAYVRAVRHLSEYCDKSPDQIDEEEIRSYFLHVKNEKKWARPTYTIAICGIKFFWEQTLKRDWSIIGIIRPAREKKLPVILTRREVMTIMGNVRYFRYRVCLETIYSMGLRLQEGTRLQVCDIDSARMVIHVRNGKGGKDRYVPLPKRTLQLLREFWVMHKNEIWIFPRVGRGRAGRYDLSRPFNEPFSKEVVQAAFREALKSSGIRKKAHVHTLRHSYATHLLEVGVNLRQIQTNLGHNSPATTSIYTHLTGVAREKARQHLDDIMNELP; this comes from the coding sequence ATGACAGCATTAAGACAGAGGATGATCGAGGATCTCCAGCTTGCCGGGATGAGCGAGAGAACGCAGGAAGCATATGTTCGTGCAGTTCGACATTTGTCGGAATACTGCGACAAGTCACCTGACCAGATCGACGAGGAAGAGATTCGCTCGTACTTCCTTCACGTGAAGAACGAGAAGAAGTGGGCCAGACCCACATACACGATAGCGATCTGCGGCATCAAGTTCTTCTGGGAGCAGACGCTCAAGAGGGACTGGTCGATCATCGGTATTATACGTCCAGCCCGAGAGAAGAAGCTGCCGGTTATTCTCACCCGCAGGGAAGTCATGACCATCATGGGGAATGTCAGATATTTCCGGTATCGGGTATGCCTTGAGACGATCTATTCCATGGGATTACGCCTTCAGGAAGGCACCAGGCTGCAGGTATGCGATATCGACAGCGCGAGAATGGTCATCCATGTACGTAATGGAAAAGGCGGCAAGGATCGTTATGTGCCACTGCCCAAACGTACTCTTCAATTACTGCGTGAGTTCTGGGTAATGCACAAGAATGAGATCTGGATCTTCCCCAGGGTCGGTAGAGGACGGGCCGGCAGGTATGATCTTTCGAGGCCCTTCAACGAGCCGTTTTCAAAAGAAGTCGTACAGGCTGCCTTCAGGGAAGCCCTGAAGTCCAGCGGTATCCGCAAGAAGGCTCATGTGCATACCCTACGTCACTCATACGCAACTCATCTGCTTGAGGTTGGTGTCAATCTGCGGCAGATCCAGACAAATCTGGGGCACAACAGCCCCGCGACAACCTCGATCTATACACACCTGACAGGTGT